One stretch of Streptomyces agglomeratus DNA includes these proteins:
- a CDS encoding serine/threonine protein kinase has translation MERPRLGTARRIGPYLLITRLDSAGGPGTPPVPERRFIARSTDGDRTVLVSAPLEGADPQRFVAEAEAARHPLGPWAAPVTEHSGPSPAPWCARPYLPALPLPTALAVYGGPLPEHTVRALGAALAGTLALAHAAGTTHAGVSPAAVLLAGDGPRLTCFGAVRAAGPDGAPRSGLPGLDPGALAPEQATGGRPRPPGDVYALGAVLSYASTGHTVPDRDELPASLRPLITACLARDPAARPRAAQLLEQLAPSAAPAAAHGPRGTEIHAGAASLPADWLPGRLVAAVARQSAVVLAAELPSSAHAPAPAHRDN, from the coding sequence ATGGAACGGCCACGCCTGGGCACTGCGCGGCGCATCGGCCCGTACCTCCTGATCACCCGTCTCGACTCGGCCGGCGGCCCCGGCACCCCGCCCGTCCCGGAGCGGCGCTTCATCGCCCGCAGCACGGACGGCGACCGCACGGTGCTGGTGAGCGCACCGCTGGAGGGCGCTGACCCGCAGCGGTTCGTGGCCGAGGCGGAGGCGGCCCGGCATCCGCTGGGCCCGTGGGCGGCCCCGGTCACCGAGCACTCCGGCCCCTCGCCGGCACCCTGGTGCGCCCGCCCGTACCTCCCCGCGCTGCCGTTGCCGACGGCCCTCGCGGTGTACGGCGGGCCGCTGCCCGAGCACACCGTCCGGGCACTGGGCGCGGCACTCGCCGGGACGCTGGCGCTCGCGCACGCGGCGGGCACGACGCACGCCGGCGTGTCCCCTGCGGCCGTACTGCTGGCGGGGGACGGCCCGCGCCTCACGTGCTTCGGCGCCGTACGCGCCGCGGGGCCGGACGGTGCGCCCCGCAGCGGGCTTCCCGGCCTCGACCCCGGCGCCCTGGCACCCGAGCAGGCGACCGGCGGGCGCCCGCGTCCCCCCGGTGACGTCTACGCCCTCGGAGCGGTGCTCTCGTACGCGAGCACCGGGCACACGGTTCCCGACCGGGACGAACTCCCCGCCTCCCTGCGGCCGTTGATCACCGCGTGCCTGGCCCGCGACCCGGCGGCCCGCCCCCGGGCGGCCCAGCTCCTGGAGCAGCTCGCGCCCAGCGCCGCCCCGGCGGCCGCGCACGGCCCCCGGGGGACGGAGATCCACGCCGGCGCCGCGTCCCTTCCCGCCGACTGGCTGCCGGGCCGGCTGGTGGCGGCCGTCGCCCGCCAGTCGGCCGTGGTCCTCGCCGCCGAACTCCCCTCCTCCGCCCACGCCCCTGCCCCCGCGCACAGAGACAACTGA
- a CDS encoding lactonase family protein, with product MSEMRTPPDAAADTGAGADAHAGTGTSGPSRRRFVALAGAGALALAAPGSARAAEATRRAYLGTYTTQPGGGTGMGLASYRPRSGRLASAGVLVGVQNPSFLALSPDRRTLYAVDERAEGAVTAVRVGRGTPEVLGRPRATGGADPCHLSVHPGGRFLLTANYTGGSVSVHPVGPDGVLGEPTDVVRHKGSGPDPERQEGPHAHMVVTDPAGRYVVAVDLGTDSLHTYRLDPRTGRLGEHARAAMKPGAGPRHLAFHPSGRYAYVVNELDSTLVVCAYDGPGGVLTPGTPQPTLPPGTRLSGRNYPAGVVVSPDGRFVYVSNRGHDSIAVFAAECGGAALRLVSATPSGGSYPRHIALDPSGGLLFAANQRSGTVAAFRVHRRTGRLTAAGPALAAPVPVCVLPV from the coding sequence ATGAGCGAGATGCGTACACCGCCGGACGCGGCAGCGGACACCGGGGCGGGCGCGGACGCCCACGCGGGCACCGGTACGTCCGGTCCGAGCCGGCGGCGGTTCGTCGCGCTGGCCGGCGCCGGGGCGCTCGCTCTCGCGGCGCCCGGCAGCGCGCGGGCCGCGGAGGCGACGCGGCGCGCGTACCTCGGCACCTACACCACGCAGCCGGGCGGCGGGACCGGCATGGGGCTCGCCTCGTACCGGCCGCGCAGCGGGCGACTGGCCTCCGCGGGAGTGCTCGTCGGCGTACAGAATCCCTCCTTCCTCGCGCTCTCGCCGGACCGCCGCACCCTGTACGCCGTCGACGAGCGCGCCGAGGGCGCCGTCACCGCCGTGCGCGTCGGGCGCGGGACCCCCGAAGTGCTGGGGCGCCCCCGCGCGACCGGCGGCGCCGACCCCTGCCACCTCTCGGTCCACCCCGGCGGGCGGTTCCTGCTGACCGCGAACTACACCGGCGGGAGTGTGTCCGTACACCCCGTCGGGCCGGACGGCGTGCTGGGCGAACCCACCGACGTCGTACGGCACAAGGGGTCGGGGCCCGACCCCGAGCGGCAGGAGGGGCCGCACGCGCACATGGTCGTCACGGACCCCGCCGGGCGGTACGTCGTCGCCGTCGACCTCGGCACGGACTCCCTCCACACCTACCGGCTCGACCCGCGCACCGGGCGCCTCGGGGAGCACGCACGCGCCGCGATGAAGCCGGGAGCCGGGCCGCGGCACCTGGCCTTCCACCCCTCCGGGCGCTACGCGTACGTCGTGAACGAGCTGGACAGCACCCTGGTCGTGTGCGCGTACGACGGGCCCGGCGGGGTCCTCACCCCCGGCACCCCGCAGCCCACCCTGCCGCCCGGCACCCGGCTGAGCGGGCGCAACTACCCGGCGGGGGTCGTGGTCTCGCCCGACGGGCGGTTCGTGTACGTCTCCAACCGGGGCCACGACAGCATCGCCGTCTTCGCCGCCGAGTGCGGCGGCGCGGCGCTGCGGCTGGTGTCCGCCACGCCGTCCGGGGGCTCGTATCCCCGGCACATCGCCCTCGACCCGTCCGGCGGGCTGCTGTTCGCCGCCAACCAGAGGTCGGGCACGGTCGCGGCGTTCCGGGTGCACCGGCGTACGGGTCGCCTCACGGCGGCCGGCCCGGCGCTCGCGGCGCCGGTGCCGGTGTGCGTGCTGCCGGTGTAG
- a CDS encoding MFS transporter produces MTALEPRDAEVAPEADEIPGEPADHNGVLGRAHRALSIGIIAVVLLIAFEATAVGTAMPVAARELNGVPLYAFAFSSYFTTSLFAMVLSGQWADRTGPLAPLATGISAFGAGLLLSGTADAMWLFILGRAVQGLGGGLVIVALYVVVSRAYPSRLQPAILAAFSASWVVPSVVGPLVSGTVTEQLGWRWVFVGIPALVVFPLAIALPAIRRTASGPADAGAPVPAFDRRRIRLALGISLGAGLLQYAGQAASVQGARWLSLVPAAVGGALLVPAVLGLLPRGTYRAARGLPSVVLLRGIAAGSFIAAESFVPLMLVTQRGLSPTLAGLSLAVGGATWAFGSYVQSRPRMEPYRERLVPAGMVLVAAAVATAPTVLIAAVPVWIVAVAWGVGCFGMGLVIASTSVLLLKLSAPHEAGSNSAALQISDGLSNVMLLAVGGAVFAALGGGAVGAPHAAATTSASHPAAFAAVFLPMAGVALAGAWVATRLLPKDGA; encoded by the coding sequence ATGACCGCCCTGGAGCCGCGCGACGCCGAGGTCGCGCCCGAAGCCGACGAGATACCCGGCGAGCCCGCGGACCACAACGGCGTCCTCGGCAGAGCCCACCGCGCGCTCAGCATCGGCATCATCGCCGTCGTCCTGCTCATCGCCTTCGAGGCGACCGCCGTCGGTACGGCGATGCCGGTCGCGGCCCGCGAGCTGAACGGCGTCCCGCTCTACGCCTTCGCCTTCTCCTCGTACTTCACCACCAGCCTCTTCGCCATGGTCCTGTCCGGGCAGTGGGCCGACCGGACCGGCCCCCTCGCGCCGCTCGCCACCGGCATCAGCGCGTTCGGGGCCGGACTGCTGCTCTCCGGCACGGCGGACGCCATGTGGCTCTTCATCCTCGGCCGGGCCGTCCAGGGTCTCGGCGGCGGCCTCGTGATCGTCGCGCTGTACGTCGTCGTCAGCCGCGCCTACCCGTCCCGGCTCCAGCCCGCGATCCTGGCCGCCTTCTCCGCGAGCTGGGTGGTCCCGTCGGTCGTCGGCCCCCTCGTCTCCGGGACGGTGACCGAGCAACTCGGCTGGCGCTGGGTGTTCGTCGGCATCCCCGCCCTCGTCGTCTTCCCGCTCGCCATCGCGCTGCCCGCGATACGCCGCACGGCCTCCGGCCCCGCCGACGCGGGCGCACCCGTCCCCGCCTTCGACCGCCGCCGCATCCGGCTCGCGCTCGGCATCTCGCTGGGCGCCGGCCTGCTCCAGTACGCGGGCCAGGCCGCGTCCGTTCAAGGGGCGCGGTGGCTCTCCCTGGTGCCGGCCGCCGTGGGCGGCGCGCTGCTCGTGCCGGCCGTGCTGGGGCTGCTGCCGCGCGGGACCTACCGGGCGGCGCGCGGGCTGCCCTCGGTGGTGCTGCTGCGCGGGATCGCGGCGGGGTCGTTCATCGCGGCCGAATCCTTCGTCCCGCTGATGCTGGTCACCCAGCGGGGGCTCTCCCCGACGCTGGCCGGGCTCTCGCTGGCGGTCGGCGGTGCGACGTGGGCGTTCGGTTCGTACGTACAGTCGCGGCCGCGCATGGAGCCGTACCGGGAGCGGCTGGTGCCGGCCGGGATGGTGCTGGTCGCGGCGGCCGTCGCGACGGCGCCCACCGTCCTGATCGCCGCCGTGCCGGTGTGGATCGTGGCGGTCGCGTGGGGAGTCGGATGCTTCGGCATGGGCCTGGTCATCGCCTCGACGAGCGTGCTGCTGCTCAAGCTGTCGGCCCCGCACGAGGCCGGGTCGAACTCCGCCGCCCTCCAGATCTCCGACGGCCTGTCCAACGTCATGCTCCTGGCCGTCGGCGGCGCGGTCTTCGCGGCCCTGGGCGGCGGCGCGGTGGGCGCGCCCCACGCCGCGGCCACCACGTCCGCGTCCCACCCCGCGGCCTTCGCGGCGGTGTTCCTGCCGATGGCGGGGGTGGCGCTGGCGGGAGCGTGGGTGGCGACCCGGCTGCTGCCGAAGGACGGCGCGTAA
- a CDS encoding DEAD/DEAH box helicase, with protein sequence MTTTASHHLSPAFPGRAPWGTANKLRAWQQGALEKYIQDQPRDFLAVATPGAGKTTFALTLASWLLHHHVVQQITVVAPTEHLKKQWAEAAARIGIKLDPDYSAGPLSKEYHGVAVTYAGVGVRPMLHRNRCEQRKTLVILDEIHHAGDSKSWGEACQEAFDPATRRLALTGTPFRSDTNPIPFVAYEEGNDGIRRSSADYTYGYGNALADGVVRPVIFLSYSGNMRWRTKAGDEIAARLGEPMTRDAIGQAWRTALAPTGEWIPNVLAAADTRLTEVRKGIPDAGGLVIASDQDTAREYAKILKKITGDRPTVVLSDEKAASKKIDQFSADGSRWMVAVRMVSEGVDVPRLAVGVYATTISTPLFFAQAVGRFVRSRRRGETASVFVPTIPMLLEFANEMEVERDHVLDKPKKGGEDENPFAEEDKLLADAEKLEDEETEDQLPFEALESDAVFDRVLYDGAEFGMQAHPGSEEEQDYLGIPGLLEPDQVQLLLQKRQTRQIAHSRQKPAAEADLLEKPAESRPVVTHKQLLELRKSLNTMVGAYVHQTGKPHGVIHTELRRVCGGPPSAEATAGQLQERIKKVQEWATRMR encoded by the coding sequence GTGACTACTACCGCCTCCCATCACCTCTCACCCGCCTTCCCCGGCCGCGCCCCCTGGGGCACCGCCAACAAGCTGCGAGCCTGGCAGCAGGGGGCGCTGGAGAAGTACATCCAGGACCAGCCGCGCGACTTCCTCGCCGTCGCGACGCCCGGCGCGGGCAAGACGACCTTCGCGCTGACGCTCGCCTCGTGGCTGCTGCACCACCACGTCGTGCAGCAGATCACCGTCGTCGCGCCGACCGAGCACCTCAAGAAGCAGTGGGCGGAGGCCGCGGCCCGGATAGGCATCAAGCTCGACCCCGACTACAGCGCCGGACCGCTCAGCAAGGAGTACCACGGCGTCGCCGTCACCTACGCCGGTGTCGGCGTACGCCCGATGCTCCACCGCAACCGGTGCGAGCAGCGCAAGACGCTGGTCATCCTCGACGAGATCCACCACGCCGGTGACTCGAAGTCCTGGGGCGAGGCATGCCAGGAGGCGTTCGACCCGGCGACCCGGCGCCTCGCCCTGACCGGCACGCCGTTCCGCTCCGACACCAACCCCATCCCCTTCGTCGCGTACGAGGAAGGCAACGACGGGATCCGGCGCTCCTCCGCCGACTACACCTACGGCTACGGCAACGCCCTGGCCGACGGCGTCGTGCGGCCCGTCATCTTCCTCTCCTACAGCGGCAACATGCGCTGGCGCACCAAGGCCGGTGACGAGATCGCCGCCCGCCTCGGCGAACCGATGACCAGGGACGCCATCGGGCAGGCCTGGCGCACGGCGCTCGCGCCGACGGGGGAGTGGATCCCGAACGTGCTCGCGGCCGCCGACACCCGGCTGACCGAAGTACGCAAGGGAATCCCGGACGCCGGCGGACTCGTCATCGCGTCCGACCAGGACACCGCCCGCGAGTACGCCAAGATCCTGAAGAAGATCACCGGGGACCGGCCGACCGTCGTGCTGTCCGACGAGAAGGCCGCCTCGAAGAAGATCGACCAGTTCAGCGCGGACGGCTCGCGGTGGATGGTCGCGGTCCGCATGGTGTCGGAAGGCGTCGACGTACCGCGCCTGGCCGTCGGCGTGTACGCGACGACGATCTCCACACCGCTCTTCTTCGCCCAGGCCGTCGGACGCTTCGTGCGATCCCGCAGGCGTGGCGAGACCGCGTCCGTGTTCGTTCCTACGATCCCGATGCTTCTCGAATTCGCCAATGAGATGGAGGTCGAGCGGGACCACGTCCTCGACAAGCCCAAGAAGGGCGGCGAGGACGAGAACCCGTTCGCCGAGGAGGACAAGCTCCTCGCCGACGCCGAGAAGCTGGAGGACGAGGAGACCGAGGACCAGCTGCCCTTCGAGGCGCTGGAGTCCGACGCCGTCTTCGACCGCGTGCTGTACGACGGCGCCGAATTCGGCATGCAGGCCCATCCGGGGAGCGAGGAGGAGCAGGACTACCTCGGCATCCCCGGGCTCCTGGAGCCCGACCAGGTGCAGCTCCTGCTCCAGAAGCGCCAGACCCGGCAGATCGCGCACAGCCGCCAGAAGCCCGCCGCCGAGGCGGACCTGCTGGAGAAGCCGGCCGAGTCCCGGCCCGTCGTCACGCACAAGCAGCTGCTGGAGCTGCGCAAGTCGCTGAACACGATGGTCGGCGCGTACGTCCACCAGACCGGCAAGCCGCACGGCGTCATCCACACCGAGCTGCGGCGCGTCTGCGGCGGCCCGCCGAGCGCCGAGGCCACCGCCGGGCAGCTCCAGGAGCGGATCAAGAAGGTCCAGGAGTGGGCCACCCGGATGCGCTGA
- a CDS encoding IclR family transcriptional regulator, with the protein MTAETSQTLDRGLRVLKLLSDTDHGLTVTELSNKLGVNRTVVYRLLATLEQHALVRRDLGGRARVGLGVLRLGRQVHPLVREAALPALRSLAEDIGATAHLTLVDGAEALAVAVVEPTWTDYHVAYRTGFRHPLDRGAAGKAILAARQGALAAGGFTLTHGELEAGASGAAAPLVGITGLEGSVGVVMLADSVPERVGPRVVDAAREVADALR; encoded by the coding sequence GTGACCGCGGAAACCTCCCAGACGCTCGACCGGGGACTTCGTGTCCTCAAACTGCTTTCCGACACGGACCACGGTCTGACCGTCACCGAGCTGTCCAACAAACTCGGTGTGAACCGCACCGTCGTCTACCGGCTGCTCGCCACCCTGGAGCAGCACGCGCTCGTACGCCGCGACCTGGGCGGACGTGCCCGCGTCGGTCTCGGCGTGCTGCGCCTGGGCCGCCAGGTCCATCCGCTCGTACGGGAAGCCGCCCTGCCCGCGCTGCGCTCGCTCGCCGAGGACATAGGCGCCACGGCGCACCTGACGCTGGTCGACGGGGCGGAGGCGCTCGCGGTCGCGGTCGTCGAGCCGACGTGGACCGACTATCACGTGGCGTACCGCACCGGTTTCCGTCACCCCCTCGACCGGGGCGCGGCCGGCAAGGCGATCCTCGCGGCCCGCCAGGGCGCGTTGGCGGCCGGCGGTTTCACCCTCACGCACGGCGAACTGGAGGCGGGCGCCAGCGGCGCTGCCGCGCCGCTGGTCGGCATAACCGGGCTGGAGGGCAGCGTGGGAGTCGTGATGCTGGCCGACTCCGTCCCGGAGCGGGTGGGTCCGCGCGTGGTCGACGCGGCGCGCGAGGTGGCCGACGCGCTGCGGTGA
- a CDS encoding IS1634 family transposase, with protein MVEKRLGALPVAAEFLRRLDVAGIVDEVCPGGASAHLTHGQVIEALVANRLTSPAPLVRVGDWARTWAVEEVFGITPDLLNDDRLARALDAIAPKLEVVAGTVGARAITEFGIDVSRLHWDMTSMSVHGAFPAQDQDEQYPLIACNGHPKDRRLDLKQIQTGLAVTADGGIPVHSRVFDGAAAEVRQVVGAMNDLKAMAGTREFLMVADSKLVSYSNITALLEAGVEFVAPVPAAQLKDEVYAVLDPQRGEPVDWVPERDERKPEAERETYRVLEDTHTLTGRRKSDPPLTVRRILVHSTAVAAGQQAARAKRLAKAAEDLDRLTAAAGGRHYKTREKIVARIGVIATKRRVTSCLRWHITTDEHGTPSLTWHFDQDVLGAETAVDGWWALITSVPAEKAGPAHVLIHYKGQGTVERRYHDFKGPLAVAPVFVQHNRRVAALIQVICLALLVFCLIERQVRRALGPDETMPGLYPDNRRVRPTGRMILYQLGELTLRIGNVTDPPTVQINRGVQLHLLDLLDTDITQTRWPQT; from the coding sequence GTGGTGGAAAAGCGTCTGGGCGCTCTGCCTGTCGCTGCCGAGTTTCTGCGCCGGCTGGACGTGGCCGGGATCGTCGACGAGGTGTGTCCAGGCGGCGCGAGCGCGCATCTGACGCACGGGCAGGTCATCGAGGCGCTGGTGGCCAACCGGCTGACCTCGCCCGCACCGCTGGTGCGCGTCGGGGACTGGGCCCGCACCTGGGCGGTGGAGGAGGTCTTCGGCATCACACCAGACCTCCTCAACGACGATCGCCTGGCCCGTGCGCTGGACGCGATCGCCCCGAAGCTGGAAGTCGTCGCCGGCACCGTCGGCGCGCGGGCGATCACCGAGTTCGGGATCGACGTCTCGCGGCTGCACTGGGACATGACCAGCATGTCCGTCCACGGCGCCTTCCCCGCCCAGGACCAGGACGAGCAGTACCCGCTGATCGCCTGCAACGGGCATCCCAAGGACCGGCGGCTGGACCTGAAGCAGATCCAGACCGGGCTCGCGGTGACGGCCGACGGCGGGATCCCCGTGCACTCCCGGGTCTTCGACGGCGCCGCCGCCGAGGTCCGTCAGGTCGTCGGCGCGATGAACGACCTCAAAGCGATGGCCGGCACCCGCGAGTTCTTGATGGTCGCCGACTCCAAGCTGGTGTCCTACTCCAACATCACCGCCCTGCTTGAGGCCGGGGTGGAGTTCGTCGCGCCCGTCCCAGCCGCGCAGCTCAAGGACGAGGTCTACGCGGTCCTGGATCCTCAGCGGGGCGAGCCCGTCGACTGGGTGCCTGAGCGGGACGAGAGGAAACCCGAGGCGGAACGGGAGACCTACCGGGTCCTGGAGGACACCCACACGCTGACCGGCCGCCGCAAAAGCGATCCGCCGCTGACCGTGCGCCGGATCCTGGTCCACTCCACCGCCGTCGCGGCCGGCCAGCAGGCTGCCCGGGCCAAACGACTGGCCAAAGCCGCCGAAGACCTCGACAGGCTCACCGCCGCGGCGGGCGGACGGCACTACAAGACCAGAGAGAAGATCGTTGCCCGGATCGGCGTCATCGCGACCAAGCGCCGCGTCACCTCCTGCCTGCGCTGGCACATCACCACCGACGAGCACGGCACCCCCAGCCTCACCTGGCACTTCGACCAGGACGTACTGGGAGCCGAAACAGCCGTCGACGGCTGGTGGGCGCTGATCACCAGCGTCCCGGCCGAGAAAGCCGGCCCGGCCCACGTCCTGATCCATTACAAGGGCCAGGGCACCGTCGAACGGCGTTACCACGACTTCAAGGGCCCCCTCGCGGTGGCACCGGTCTTCGTGCAGCACAACCGGCGCGTCGCCGCGCTGATCCAGGTCATCTGCCTGGCCCTGCTCGTCTTCTGCCTGATTGAGCGGCAGGTTAGACGCGCGCTCGGCCCCGACGAGACCATGCCCGGCCTCTACCCGGACAACCGCCGCGTCCGCCCCACCGGCCGGATGATCCTCTACCAGCTCGGCGAACTCACCCTGCGGATCGGCAACGTCACCGACCCGCCAACCGTCCAGATCAACCGCGGCGTCCAACTCCACCTCCTCGACCTACTCGACACCGACATCACGCAAACCCGCTGGCCACAGACCTAA
- a CDS encoding S16 family serine protease produces MLSRLSRPRVLALCGAPVLALLAVAAFAPLPYVLAQPGSTANVLGEVKGEPVITITGAPVRKTTGELRMTTIVATGPSVDVDLGQVVDAWFRTDRAVMPKEAVYPTGGTDAEIEKHNVQEMEQSQATAVDAALGYLGESPQRVKVDLSLADIGGPSAGLLFSLGIVNKLDGNGSGGDLTGGRTIAGTGTITSDGDVGPVGGVPLKTQAARRDGATVFLVPKDECSQAEAEKPAGLRLVPVTTLKDAVRALDALETKGAKVPSC; encoded by the coding sequence GTGCTCTCACGTCTCTCCCGCCCCCGTGTCCTCGCCCTGTGCGGTGCCCCCGTGCTCGCGCTGCTCGCCGTGGCCGCCTTCGCGCCGCTGCCGTACGTCCTCGCGCAGCCCGGCAGCACCGCGAACGTCCTGGGCGAGGTCAAGGGTGAGCCGGTGATCACCATCACCGGGGCGCCGGTCCGCAAGACCACCGGGGAGCTGCGGATGACGACGATCGTGGCGACCGGCCCCTCCGTCGACGTCGACCTGGGGCAGGTCGTCGACGCGTGGTTCAGGACCGACCGGGCCGTCATGCCGAAGGAAGCGGTCTACCCGACCGGCGGCACGGACGCCGAGATCGAGAAGCACAACGTCCAGGAGATGGAGCAGTCGCAGGCCACCGCCGTCGACGCGGCGCTCGGCTACCTCGGCGAGAGCCCCCAGCGGGTGAAGGTCGATCTCAGCCTCGCCGACATCGGCGGCCCCAGCGCCGGTCTCCTCTTCTCGCTCGGCATCGTGAACAAGCTCGACGGCAACGGCTCGGGCGGCGACCTCACCGGCGGCCGCACCATCGCCGGTACGGGCACGATCACCTCGGACGGCGACGTGGGCCCGGTCGGCGGCGTACCGCTCAAGACGCAGGCGGCCCGGCGTGACGGGGCGACGGTCTTCCTCGTGCCGAAGGACGAGTGCTCGCAGGCCGAGGCCGAGAAGCCGGCGGGGCTGCGGCTGGTGCCGGTGACGACGCTCAAGGACGCGGTGCGGGCGCTGGACGCGCTGGAGACGAAGGGCGCGAAGGTTCCGAGCTGCTGA
- a CDS encoding MFS transporter, giving the protein MTARGVRKPFAAVLAANTISTAGTSLTMIGVPWFVLDTTGSAGRAGVVAFCATLPVVVSALVGGPFIDRIGRRRVSVVSDLVCGLAVGAIPLLHWAGALEFWMLCALMALGGLAHTPGMTARYVLVPDLAAHAGTTLARAASLFEGVSRGARMIGAALAGVLIAVLGAEAVLLLDAATFAGSALLVAGGVRGVRAAEPQKAAPVSFTTYRTELREGYVFLLRQRLLLAVVLMVMLTNGLDQGWSSVLLPVHAKENLGGATDLGMLAAVFGGCALLGALLYGAVGERFPRRIVFTVAFLLCGLPRFVVAALVDGTAALAVAMAAGGLAAGMLNPILTTVTYERVPQDLRSRVGGVSTAGCELTMPLGGLAAGLLVEEAGLVTALLVVGGAYFLATLSPVVFPSWRAMDGVPAGAPLSSSEPSRPSSPARPAPAPRP; this is encoded by the coding sequence ATGACCGCCCGGGGGGTACGGAAACCGTTCGCGGCCGTACTGGCCGCCAACACCATCTCCACGGCCGGCACCTCGCTGACGATGATCGGTGTCCCGTGGTTCGTGCTCGACACCACGGGCAGCGCCGGCCGCGCGGGCGTCGTCGCCTTCTGCGCGACGCTGCCGGTCGTCGTCTCCGCGCTCGTCGGCGGACCGTTCATCGACCGGATCGGCCGCCGCCGGGTCTCGGTCGTCTCCGACCTCGTGTGCGGGCTCGCCGTCGGCGCGATCCCGCTGCTGCACTGGGCCGGGGCGCTGGAGTTCTGGATGCTGTGCGCCCTGATGGCGCTCGGCGGCCTCGCCCATACGCCCGGCATGACCGCCCGTTACGTCCTGGTGCCCGACCTCGCCGCCCACGCCGGCACCACCCTCGCGCGCGCCGCCAGCCTCTTCGAGGGCGTCTCGCGCGGGGCCCGCATGATCGGGGCCGCGCTCGCGGGCGTCCTGATCGCGGTGCTCGGGGCGGAGGCGGTGCTGCTGCTCGACGCGGCGACCTTCGCCGGGTCCGCGCTCCTGGTCGCGGGCGGAGTACGGGGCGTACGGGCGGCCGAGCCGCAGAAGGCGGCGCCGGTGTCGTTCACGACGTACCGCACGGAACTGCGTGAGGGATACGTCTTCCTGCTGCGCCAACGCCTCCTGCTGGCCGTGGTCCTGATGGTGATGCTCACCAACGGCCTCGACCAGGGCTGGAGTTCCGTCCTCCTGCCTGTCCACGCCAAGGAGAACCTGGGCGGCGCCACGGACCTCGGCATGCTCGCGGCGGTCTTCGGCGGGTGCGCGCTGCTCGGCGCCCTGCTCTACGGGGCGGTCGGTGAGCGGTTCCCGCGCCGGATCGTCTTCACCGTGGCGTTCCTGCTCTGCGGGCTGCCGCGCTTCGTCGTCGCCGCGCTGGTGGACGGAACGGCCGCGCTGGCCGTGGCGATGGCGGCGGGCGGACTGGCCGCCGGGATGCTCAATCCGATCCTGACGACGGTGACGTACGAACGCGTCCCGCAGGACCTGCGCAGCCGCGTCGGCGGCGTGTCCACGGCCGGCTGCGAACTCACCATGCCGCTGGGCGGGCTCGCGGCGGGGCTGCTGGTCGAGGAGGCAGGGCTCGTGACGGCGCTGCTGGTGGTGGGCGGCGCGTACTTCCTGGCGACGCTGAGCCCGGTGGTCTTCCCGTCCTGGCGTGCGATGGACGGCGTACCGGCCGGCGCGCCGCTCAGCAGCTCGGAACCTTCGCGCCCTTCGTCTCCAGCGCGTCCAGCGCCCGCACCGCGTCCTTGA
- a CDS encoding ArsR/SmtB family transcription factor yields the protein MPTEPGPDPRPDPRVTNSRTLDARSLRGLAHPLRIQLLKSLRHDGPATASQLAERLGESSGATSYHLRQLAAHGFVEDDPERGKGRERWWKAAQEGTTFSRELHNSPDPAVRGAADLFLHEIANIHTQELGTWLATSREWPEEWAASSDMSDFTLQLTPEQLKELNEKLHELIVSYHGLSDEGSAQVRLHTHSFPRRSTD from the coding sequence ATGCCCACAGAGCCCGGACCCGACCCGCGACCCGACCCGAGGGTGACCAACTCCCGTACCCTGGACGCCCGTTCCCTGCGGGGCCTCGCCCACCCTCTGCGCATCCAGCTGCTGAAGTCGCTGCGCCACGACGGCCCCGCCACCGCCTCCCAGCTCGCCGAGCGGCTGGGCGAGTCGAGCGGCGCCACCAGCTACCACCTGCGGCAGCTCGCCGCGCACGGCTTCGTCGAGGACGACCCCGAGCGCGGCAAGGGCCGCGAGCGGTGGTGGAAGGCGGCACAGGAAGGGACCACGTTCAGCAGGGAGCTGCACAACAGCCCCGATCCCGCCGTACGCGGCGCCGCCGACCTCTTCCTGCACGAGATCGCGAACATCCACACCCAGGAGCTCGGCACCTGGCTCGCCACCTCGCGCGAATGGCCCGAGGAATGGGCCGCCAGCTCCGACATGAGCGACTTCACGCTCCAGCTCACCCCTGAGCAGCTGAAGGAGCTGAACGAGAAGCTGCACGAACTCATCGTCAGCTACCACGGACTGTCCGACGAGGGCTCCGCCCAAGTCCGCCTTCACACCCACTCGTTCCCCCGCCGCTCCACGGACTGA